AAGTTTACTTTTAAAGAAGAACAGTCTTGAAGATGAAAAAAGAGAATTATTGAAGTTTCAAAGTAAAAAAAATGATGAGCTTAAAAGTATTTCTTCTGAGAAATCTAATTTCGATTTTGATAAATATGTTTATTATGAAGCATTAAAATTATTTCAAACTTTTAACGATGAGTTAATTTCAAAATATAGAGATAGGTTGGAATTTTTATTGAAATCTGCCAATAAAAAAGATTTTAATAAAAATAAGGAAAAAAATACTGTTAAGATTGATTTGTATAAAGAGTTATTAAAATATCTTTATGATAAAAATTGTTCTATTGAAAGTGATAAAGAAAAGCTAAAATATATCGAGGTTGAATATAAAAATTATCAGCGTAAAGATAAATTATCGGCTTGTAAGTTGAAAGAGCTCTATGTTTTAAATTCGAAACTTCATTTAATACAAAATCAAATTGATGAGCTTAAATATCATTTGTCCTGCAGGCAAGAAGAAATCTCTAAACAAGAGATTAATGCTTTAGAGTTTGAAAAGAACAATGCTGAAATTTTAAGATTACTTGGAAAAAATTTATTTGATAGGTACATAAATTATTTTGACAGAAAAAAAATTTTAGCATTTGAAAATAAATTAGAAAAGCTTGAACAATTTAAGGCTAGAAAAAAAGATTTAAAAATTTTGATTTCTTTTAAAAATCGAAATTTTGATAAAAATCTTGTGCAGATTAAAAGTTTATTATTAAAACTTAATTTAAATTTAAGTTTTAACGATTATTCCTCTTTAGAAAGAGAATTTAATGTTATTTTGACTAGGCAAGAAAGTGTAGAAAATAAATGGACTGAGCTTATTTTAAATCTTAAAAATTTAAAAGATTTAAAAATCAAAACTGAAACTCAAATTAAATTTTTAAAGAAATCTATATTGGCTTTAAAAGAGAGATTGAACGAAGAACAAAATAATTTTATTAATATAGTCTCAAATTTAGGAAGTGTTTCTTTTAGCTCATTATTTTCTCTTGAATCAAAAACTGTTTTAGAACAAATAAATAAGAATAGTTTACATTTCTTGCAAAAATTGAGTTTATCAATTAGCTCTAAGCTTGAATTTTTATCCGGAGATATCGAAAGGTATAAAATAAAGCTTTTAAATTTTCAAACGCTTCAAAAAAAGATTGATCAACAAAAAATTAATTTAGACACGTTAAGATCGGAATTAAATCTTGCTAAAGAAAGGAAAGATAAACTAGATATTTTAAGAAAGGTAGTTATTAGATCTTCTGGATTGAAATATTATGTTCAAACTTTTTTAATTAATGATATTTTAAGGCTGGCAAATGAGAAGTATTTAAGGTGGATTTTCCCTGATTTTGAGCTTAAAACTAACAAAGATAGCAAAGAGTTTGATTTTTTAATTGAAGATAAAAAAGATGTTAATAAAATAAGGACGGTAAAAACTTTGTCAGGGGGTGAAAAATTTCTTGTATCTTTAGCTTTATCGTTAGCTTTATCTGATAAAATAAGGGATAGTGATTTAAAAATAGAAGCTTTTTTTCTAGATGAAGGTTTTGGCAATCTTGATGAAGATACTTTAGCTCAAGTTATGCCTAAGCTTTCTAAGTTTCAAATGATGACGGGACGACAAATTGGCATCATTTCTCATGTTTCTTATTTAAAGGAAATGATTAAAACACAAATAGTTATAAACAAGATTTCTAAGATTTCTTATATTGCTATGGAAAATTTGTGATCATTTATGTACAATTAGCCTTTGAGGGTAAATATGAAACGTTATTTAGCAATTGATGTTGGCGGGACTAGTACTAAATATTCGCTTGCAGATTCAGGCGGTGTTTTTTTTGATAAAAATGAAATAAGCACAGGTGTTACTTCTGATGAACAAGTAAATATTTTAGCTAAGCTTATTAATTCCTACAAAGAATCAAGCGATATAGCGGGGGTTGCAATTTGTATTCCTGGGTTTGTTGATCTCAAGGGAAATGTAATAAGAGCAAATGCTATTTCGGGGTTTGTTAATTATCCCCTAAAAGAGAGATTAGAATCTTTAACCGGAGTAAGTACAGAGATTGAAAATGATGCTAATTGTGTAGCCTTAGCAGAAAAATTTAAGGGCAATGCTATTGACTCTAATGATTTTATTGCTATAACTCTCGGCACAGGAATTGGCGCTGGAATTTTTACAAATGGCAAACTTTTAAAAGGAAGTTCATTTATGTCTGGAGAGGTTGGATTTATGATTACTAGAGGTATTAGTAATAATATTCCTTTTAATTGCAGATGGGAATCTATTTCTTCTGTTTCGGCCTTAAGAAAAAGAGTTGCTATGCGATTAGGCAAGTCTTTGAAAGAGATTTCAGGAGAATTTGTTTTTGATCTTGCTGAGAATGGTAATATTCATGCTAAAAATGAAGTTGACAGATTTTTTGAAAGTTTATCGTTTGGTATTTTTAATTTAACTTTTATTTTAAATCCTGAAAAAATTTTAATTGGAGGAGGAATAAGCGCAAGGCCCGATTTAATAGATAGAATATATGAAAAATTAGAAAATTTATGGTCTTTAGAAATGGCTTTTAATAATAATAGAAATATGAAAGATCTTGTAGCACTTGAGACAACTAAGTTTAATAATGAATCTGGTAAAATTGGAGCTTTGTACAATTATTTTACTTGCAAAAATCAAAATTAAGACCTCTTTTTTAGTTGGGTGATAAAAATTTTAGGTTTGAATATTTGAAGCTAGTTTTGCTATAAAGTTTTCAACACTAGATTTTTGAATATTAAATTCTATTTCTACTGTATTTTGATCTTTTATTGTGGCCTTTATTTGGCTTGATATTGCGAGATTAGTTGTGCTTGCCAAGATAGTTGGAATTAACTTTTTTGACAATATTTTTAGTATTGAAGGGTTATTTGTTTTAATCAGGGATTTAAAAATATATTCGGTTTGATTTAGGCTGTTTACAGACATAGTTCCATTGCTAAAGGGGATTAAATTTTTGCTATTTACCATTTGGTTTGGGAGTAGTAATGTTGCATCTTGAATCAAAAAAAACATTTCATTTTTTTCTAATTCCTCAATGTATTTTGTTGTTAGTATGTTATTGTCTTTTAAGGTTTGATCTTTTTGGTTTATTGTAATGTTAGTTCTAGCTTTGTTTGGGGTAATGTATATGTTTGAATTTTTAAGTTTCCATTTTGGATTTGTAAGTATATTGCCTATTGATTCTACATTTCTGTTTTTATGAATTCCCCAAAAAATATCTTTTGGGAAATTCCCCATTACTAGTAGGGCAAAGTCGTTATTTTCTTTTTTATAGCTGAAGTATAAATCGCTTATAAGTCTTAAAGCAGACTTATATTTAGGGCTTAAAGAGTTGTAAATAGATCTGTTTTTAATTAAATTTACATGTGCATATAAATTTGCGTCAGGCAAAAGTTCCATTAAGTAATTTATATTTTGTTTTGGAGGATTGTAAGGTAGACTAGCACATCCTGTTATGAGGCATGAAATAGTAATTATTTTTGTTAACATTTTTAACATTTTTCAATTCCTATTATTGTACATGTTTCATCGTCAAGGTTTATTTTTTTTTCTAGCTTACTTTTACTTGATATGATATTTAAGGCTAATGTTTCGGTTTTAATATATTTTTCAAATTTATTTAGCATTTCTTTCAATGTTGCATTACTTTCTATATATAAGTTTATTCTATCACTAACATCCAAATTTTTTTCCTTTCTTAAATTTTGGATTTGTCTTACTAATTCTCTTGTAAGTCCCTCTAAGTGCAATTCTTTAGTGATTAGTGAGTCTATTCCTATTGTAATAGATTCTTCATTTATTACTTTCAAGTTTTCTTTTTCTTCTCTCTCTAATATTATATCATTTAATGATAAATAATGCTTTGTGTTAGCTACTTTTACTTCGTAAGGCATTCCATTTATTATTTTTATTATGTCTTCATTTTTTAGCTTGCTAATTTCGGTAGACACCGTTTTCATATCTTTTCCAAGCTTTTTGCCAAGTTCTTTAAAGTTTGCTTTTGCTTTGTAAGTTATAAGCTCCTCTTCGTTAGATTTTATTTTCATTTCTTTTGCATTTATTTCATCTAATATTATTTCTTGCATTTCTATTAACATATTTTGTTCATTTTGATTTTTTGTAACAATATATATTGTACTAATAGGCATTCGTATTTTTATATTATGCAATGATCTGAGTGATCTTGCCATTGAAGTTATTTTTCTTGCAAGATTTATTTTCTCTTCGATTGTTTTGTTGATGAAATTTTCATTTGCTTTTGGATAATCGTTCAGGTGTATTGATTGTTTATCTTCATCGGTTTTTAAATTTTGATAAATTTCTTCTGTTATAAATGGAATAAAGGGTGCAAGTAAAATCATTAAGGTTTTGATTGCATAATATAATGTTTCGTAGGCATCATTTTTGTCTTTATCATTTTCTGATTTCCAAAATCTTCTTCTTGATCTTCTTATATACCAATTATTTAATTTATCTATAAATTCAAGTAAAGATTCTATTGATTTTGTTAAATTGTATTTATCTATTTCTATATTTAGTATTTTTTTTAGACTTTCAAGTTCGCTTATGATCCATTTGTCAAGGTTATTATTTTTAATTAAGCTGAGATTTTTTGGAGGTTTAAATTTATCAATTATTGCATAAGTTGTGAAAAAGGAGTAAGCATTCCAAATAGGTATTATTATATTTTTAAGAACGTCTCTTACTCCATTGTCGCTATATTTTAGATCATCAGCTTTGACTACAGGACTCATTATTAAATAAAGTCTTAAGGCATCAGCTCCAAAGGTGTTTATTACTTCCATTGGGTCTGTATAATTTTTAAAGGATTTTGACATTTTTCTTCCATCGCTTGAAAGCACAAGTCCATTGACAATGACGTTTTTAAATGCTGTGTTTTCAAAAAGAGAAGTTCCTAGAATTGTAAGAGTGTAAAACCAACCTCTTGTTTGATCTAAACCTTCTGCAATAAAGTCAGCAGGAAATACATTTTTAAAATTACTTTCGTTTGTGAATGGATAATGATTGCTTGCGTAAGGCATTGCTCCAGATTCAAACCAACAATCTAGAACTTCGCTTGTTCTGATAAATGTGCCACCGTCTTTGCTTGGCCAGGTTATTTTATCTACTTCATCTTTGTGTAAGTCTTCGATTTTTTGACCAGATAGTTCTTCAAGCTCTTTTTTTGATCCAACGCAAATTTTTTTTCCTGTTTTTGAGCATATCCAAATTGGAATTGGATTTCCCCAAAATCTGTTTCTGCTTATTGCCCAATCTTTTGCATTTTCTAGCCATTTTCCAAATCTTCCTTTTTTTAAATGAGCTGGCATCCAATTAATTTTTTCATTTATTTCTAAAAGCCTGGTTTTTATTTTTTCTACATTTACAAACCACGAGCTTATTGGTCTGTAAATAATTGGGCAGTTTGTTCTGTAGCAAAATGGATATCTGTGCAGATAATTTTCTCTTTTGAATAAAAAATTGCGCAATTTTAAGTTTTCTATTATTTTTTTATCAGCATCTTTTACATAAAGCCCTTTAAAATCTTTCACCTGATTTGTAAATTTACATTCAGCATCTAAGGGATCTATTATATCGACATTTGTATTATTTTTAAGTATTTTGTAGTCTTCTTCTCCGTAGGGAGCAATATGAACAATTCCTGTTCCGTCGTCAGTTGTAATATAATCGGCTGTATGGACTTTAAAAGCTCCTTTATCTTTTTGTTCTAAAAAGTAGTTAAAAATAGGTTCATATTCTATGCTTTCAAGTTTGCTTCCTTTAAATTTTTCTATAATGGTATATGAATTCTCATCATTATAATAGCTATTAATCTTTTTTGATCCAAGTATTAAAATCTCTTCTCTTTTTTTGTCGAAAATTTTGGAATATTCTATTTCTTGTCCTACTGCAATTCCAAGGTTTGAGGGCAATGTCCAAGGGGTGGTTGTCCATGCTAGTAGATATTCGTTTTTATCTTTTATTTTGAATTTTATTGTTAATGATGGATCATTAACTTCTTTATATTCTCCAAGATTCACTTCGAAGTTTGAAAGCGGAGTTGCAAGCTTTGGGGAATAAGGTAGTACATAATAACTTTCGTATATTAAACCTTTGTTATAAAGATTTTTAAATACCCACCACACAGATTCCATGAAGCTTATATCCATGGTTTTGTAGCCTTTTTCAAAATCTACCCATCTTCCAAGCCTTAAGATTATATTTTTCCATTCTTCTGTATATCTAAGTACTATTTTTCTACATTCTTTGTTAAAATTTTCAATACCATAATTTTCTATTTCATATTTACCAGAAATTCCCAATTTTTTTTCTACTTCGTATTCAACGGGTAGCCCATGAGTATCCCACCCAAAATTTCTTTTAACATATTTACCTTGCATTGTTTGGTATCTTGGAATTATGTCTTTTATTGTGTTTGGAACAAAATGTCCGAAATGGGGAAGTCCTGTTGCAAAAGGCGGTCCGTCATAAAATGTAAATTCTTCACATCCTTTTCTTTGTTCCATTGATTTTTCAAAGATCTTATTGTCATTCCAAAATTTTAATATTTTTTCTTCTATTTTGGGAAAATTTGTCTTGGTTTCTACTTTTTTAAACATATTGAATATTGTAATTCTCCTTTATTCTGCTATTATGGTTTCTTTTTCTAAATAAATTGTTATTTTATTTATGTTTTGATTTTCAGATATTTTGGTGATAATATTTTCTTCTATTTTTTCTTTTATTGCAGCAATTACGCTTCTTGCTCCTGAATTTTTTTTATAGTATTTTGTAGCTATAAATTTGTTAATATCTTTTTTTATTTCTATTTCAATTCCTTTAGAGTTAAATTTTGTCTTAAGAGCATTTAAGTAGTTTTTGCAAATTTCTTCTATATTGTCCTTTGTAAGGACATTTAGGATGATTTTTTTTTGAATTCTGTCTAAAAGGGATAGCTTAAATCTTTTTTCAAGATCTTGTTTTATTTCTTTTTTAAGGGTTTCTGTTTCTGGACTTTTTTGTTGATTTTTATTAAATCCAATATTATTTTCTCCAAGAAGCATTTTAGATCCAACGTTTGTAGTCATTATTATAATTGTGTTTTTAAATAGTATTTTATCTTCTTTGCTATCAATAAGTTCTCCATTTTCAAGCATTTGACTTATGAGGTTTAATATAGAGGTGTGGGCATTTTCGATGTTTTCAAACAATATTAAAGTTTCAAATGAATGTTTTAATTTATTTATTAGGATGCCTCCATCAGAGTAACCCACGTATCCCGGATTTGTGCCGATTAATTTTGAAATAGAGCTTTCTTCTTTATAATCTGACATATCTAATTTTAATACTGAATTTTGATCCTTGATAATTTTTTTAGATAGTTCATCAATCAAAATGGTTTTTCCACACCCATTTGCTCCTATTAATAGTATCGAAGTTAAAGGCTTAGAATCATCATTAAGTTCAAGTTTAACTTTAATAATTTCTTTAATAAGTTCGCCTACCGCATCTTTTTGTCCGATCACTTTTTGATTGATTTTGCTCTCTATTTCTTTTAGTTCTAAAATTTCTTCTTTTATGCTATTTGTTGTTTTAATAGATAGTATTTCATTTATTGCTTTTTGTACATCATTCGATGTTACAATATTGTCTTTTGTAGGTTCTTCCTTTTTAATTGCGCCGGCAATATCTATTATATCTATTGCCTTATCTGGAAATCTTTTATTTATTAGATATTTGGATGAAAGTTTTACTATATTTATAAGTGCATTTTTTTCATAGATCACTCCATGATAGTCTTCGAAATTTTTTGCAATATTTTTGATTATTTTTAGTGTATCTTTTTCATCAGGCTCTCTTACAGTAATTGTTTGAAATCTTCTGGCAAATGCTTTGTCTTTTGAAATGTATTTTCGGTATTCACTGTAAGTGGTTGCGCCAATAAT
The nucleotide sequence above comes from Borrelia maritima. Encoded proteins:
- a CDS encoding AAA family ATPase; the encoded protein is MRINRLIFKNIASYKGEHELNFDTLLLRRSGIFLISGNTGSGKSTILDCITLALYARVYRLGKKIVDIISKGETNAYVKLTFTISGKIYESFIELNVKNIETPKSMLLNCFFDNRIIEGRADVLDHIKSLCRLDFNQFCQTVILPQGNFQEFLTSTPKEKTAIIDNIFNLQKYDNLEFYLKSDFERTKFSIDKLLNSESYEKSILDYDEREYKSLKDYLDLVDIGQLEIDLGNIRNAISLCSQAIASNEKYLGLKIEISSLEDQLSYQIECQNSLEMDYSLQKKLKENLYLDRKIYLCSDFWNLKNLVTMQGELLNDVKLLDLELSKVMNNLKEIKDLCSNDFNFNYVKDLYNKNCNIFDSRLIENDYQSLLLKKNSLEDEKRELLKFQSKKNDELKSISSEKSNFDFDKYVYYEALKLFQTFNDELISKYRDRLEFLLKSANKKDFNKNKEKNTVKIDLYKELLKYLYDKNCSIESDKEKLKYIEVEYKNYQRKDKLSACKLKELYVLNSKLHLIQNQIDELKYHLSCRQEEISKQEINALEFEKNNAEILRLLGKNLFDRYINYFDRKKILAFENKLEKLEQFKARKKDLKILISFKNRNFDKNLVQIKSLLLKLNLNLSFNDYSSLEREFNVILTRQESVENKWTELILNLKNLKDLKIKTETQIKFLKKSILALKERLNEEQNNFINIVSNLGSVSFSSLFSLESKTVLEQINKNSLHFLQKLSLSISSKLEFLSGDIERYKIKLLNFQTLQKKIDQQKINLDTLRSELNLAKERKDKLDILRKVVIRSSGLKYYVQTFLINDILRLANEKYLRWIFPDFELKTNKDSKEFDFLIEDKKDVNKIRTVKTLSGGEKFLVSLALSLALSDKIRDSDLKIEAFFLDEGFGNLDEDTLAQVMPKLSKFQMMTGRQIGIISHVSYLKEMIKTQIVINKISKISYIAMENL
- a CDS encoding ROK family protein, which gives rise to MKRYLAIDVGGTSTKYSLADSGGVFFDKNEISTGVTSDEQVNILAKLINSYKESSDIAGVAICIPGFVDLKGNVIRANAISGFVNYPLKERLESLTGVSTEIENDANCVALAEKFKGNAIDSNDFIAITLGTGIGAGIFTNGKLLKGSSFMSGEVGFMITRGISNNIPFNCRWESISSVSALRKRVAMRLGKSLKEISGEFVFDLAENGNIHAKNEVDRFFESLSFGIFNLTFILNPEKILIGGGISARPDLIDRIYEKLENLWSLEMAFNNNRNMKDLVALETTKFNNESGKIGALYNYFTCKNQN
- the ileS gene encoding isoleucine--tRNA ligase — protein: MFKKVETKTNFPKIEEKILKFWNDNKIFEKSMEQRKGCEEFTFYDGPPFATGLPHFGHFVPNTIKDIIPRYQTMQGKYVKRNFGWDTHGLPVEYEVEKKLGISGKYEIENYGIENFNKECRKIVLRYTEEWKNIILRLGRWVDFEKGYKTMDISFMESVWWVFKNLYNKGLIYESYYVLPYSPKLATPLSNFEVNLGEYKEVNDPSLTIKFKIKDKNEYLLAWTTTPWTLPSNLGIAVGQEIEYSKIFDKKREEILILGSKKINSYYNDENSYTIIEKFKGSKLESIEYEPIFNYFLEQKDKGAFKVHTADYITTDDGTGIVHIAPYGEEDYKILKNNTNVDIIDPLDAECKFTNQVKDFKGLYVKDADKKIIENLKLRNFLFKRENYLHRYPFCYRTNCPIIYRPISSWFVNVEKIKTRLLEINEKINWMPAHLKKGRFGKWLENAKDWAISRNRFWGNPIPIWICSKTGKKICVGSKKELEELSGQKIEDLHKDEVDKITWPSKDGGTFIRTSEVLDCWFESGAMPYASNHYPFTNESNFKNVFPADFIAEGLDQTRGWFYTLTILGTSLFENTAFKNVIVNGLVLSSDGRKMSKSFKNYTDPMEVINTFGADALRLYLIMSPVVKADDLKYSDNGVRDVLKNIIIPIWNAYSFFTTYAIIDKFKPPKNLSLIKNNNLDKWIISELESLKKILNIEIDKYNLTKSIESLLEFIDKLNNWYIRRSRRRFWKSENDKDKNDAYETLYYAIKTLMILLAPFIPFITEEIYQNLKTDEDKQSIHLNDYPKANENFINKTIEEKINLARKITSMARSLRSLHNIKIRMPISTIYIVTKNQNEQNMLIEMQEIILDEINAKEMKIKSNEEELITYKAKANFKELGKKLGKDMKTVSTEISKLKNEDIIKIINGMPYEVKVANTKHYLSLNDIILEREEKENLKVINEESITIGIDSLITKELHLEGLTRELVRQIQNLRKEKNLDVSDRINLYIESNATLKEMLNKFEKYIKTETLALNIISSKSKLEKKINLDDETCTIIGIEKC
- a CDS encoding AAA family ATPase, which produces MSIITTPKKSEIKFIDTKTLKNIKQEAIFEIDKLEKILIEKNEIIIPKINKEIFALIKEAKKEFKYKSLIGAKEIFYQILKNKKLLKKYKLSKSSFDFKDQNILEYMEKNKIRLIETYKEFDEEIRLENEQFEIGKYVKNLTALAKDKKLDPLIGREEEIKTLTNILLRRNKNSAMLIGEPGVGKTAIVEGLASSIVQKKINSKLQNKTILMLQVSNLVSGTKYRGEFEDRLNNIIKYIEKNKNTIIFIDEIHTLIGAGNSEGALDASNILKPSLSKAEIQIIGATTYSEYRKYISKDKAFARRFQTITVREPDEKDTLKIIKNIAKNFEDYHGVIYEKNALINIVKLSSKYLINKRFPDKAIDIIDIAGAIKKEEPTKDNIVTSNDVQKAINEILSIKTTNSIKEEILELKEIESKINQKVIGQKDAVGELIKEIIKVKLELNDDSKPLTSILLIGANGCGKTILIDELSKKIIKDQNSVLKLDMSDYKEESSISKLIGTNPGYVGYSDGGILINKLKHSFETLILFENIENAHTSILNLISQMLENGELIDSKEDKILFKNTIIIMTTNVGSKMLLGENNIGFNKNQQKSPETETLKKEIKQDLEKRFKLSLLDRIQKKIILNVLTKDNIEEICKNYLNALKTKFNSKGIEIEIKKDINKFIATKYYKKNSGARSVIAAIKEKIEENIITKISENQNINKITIYLEKETIIAE